The Deltaproteobacteria bacterium genome segment GGCCCCGCGGTGAAGGGCAGGAAGCCGCGCGCCTCGAGCGTCTTCGCTTCGTACTCCGTCCAGCCGCCCTCGGGCCCGATGGCCAGCACCGCACGCCCCGGCCCGATGCCCGGCAGCGGGTCACTTGCTTTGGGATGGGGCAGGAAGCGTCGCGTGTTCGGGAACGCGGCCTCGAGCTCGTCCTCGATGAACGGCTTGAAGAAGCGGTGCACGCTGACTTCGGGCAGCACCGTGTCGCGACCTTGCTCGAGGCCGAGGATCAGCTCTTCGCGGATGGCTTCGGGCGCGAGCGCGGGCGAGTGCAGGTAGCTCTTCTCCACGCGGTAGCTGCACACCAGCGCCAACCGCTTGCAGCCCATGGCCGCCGTGGCTTGCAGCACGCGCCGGAGGATCTTCGGCCGCGGGATGGCCAGCACCAGCTCGATGCCCGGCGGCGTCGGTGGATCCTGGGTGAGCTGCACCTCGAGCACGGCGTGTTCGTCGTCGAGCGCGCGCACGATGCCCTGGCCGATGCGCCCCCCGACCTGGCCCACGGCAACGTCATCGCCGACCTGGACGCGGAGCACGGTGCGCACATGCACCAGCCGCCGGTCGCGCAAGGTGAGCGTGCCGTCGGGCGAGAGCTCGCCAGGCTCGAAGAGCAGGAGGTTCACGGCAGCGAGATTAGTCCGCTATAGAGGCCGAATGGACGACGTCCGCAAGCCCGACGAGCCCAAGCTCGACCAGGCCTTCTTCGAGACCGACGATCCCGAGCTCCGCGCCTTCGCCGACAAGCAGACCGCGCGGAAGGTGATCGTCCTGGTGGGCATGCTCGCGGCCATGCTCGCTGCGGGCATCGGCGTGGGCTGGGCGATCTACGCGTCGCTGCGATGAACTTCGCGCAAGCGCAGCTCGCGGAGATCCGCCACGACCGCGCCCTCACGCGCTATGCGGCGCTCCTCGCGCTGGTGCATCCGCTCACCGCTTTCGCGTGGCTCGCGGGCGGGACGGGCCTGCCGCTGCCGAGCATCCTCGCGCGCGGCGGCGTCGCGGTGTGCTGGCCGTTCTTGCCCGACTGCGGCGCGGCGCGCGTGCTCGATGCGGACGCGCTGAAGGCGATCGTCATCGGCTACGGCGCGCTGGGCGTGCTCGCGGCGGCGCTCTGGCTTCGGAAGTCGGGCGCAGCGTGGTGGCTGCATGTGGCGCTGGAGCTCTTCAAGGTGGCGCTGGTCGTCCAGGACTACCGGCTGCGGCTCAACGAGCACCACATGGCGCTCTTCGCGGCGCTGGCGTTCCTGCTCTTGCCCGCCAAGCGCGACGCGACGCGCGTGATGCTGGTGCTGTTCTACGTCTGGGCGGGCCTGCTGAAGCTGAGTCCGGATTGGCTGAGTGGCCTCGCGCTGCCGCAGGCGCCGCTGGGCGTGCCCGTGAACCTCGTGCCGCTGGCGTGCAAGCTGGTGGTGGCGCTGGAGCTGGTGGGCGCGTGGGGGCTGCTCGCGCGGCGCGCGGCGATCTTCTGGAGCGCGCTCGGGGCGCTGGTGCTGTTCCACATCAGCTCATGGAGCGTGGTGGGCTTCTTCTATCCGGTGTTGATGTTCGTGCTGCTGGCGATCTTCCCGCTGGCGCGGCCGGGTGACTCGAAGAGCTCGAGCGTGCTGACGCGTCTTGCAGGCGGCCTGTTGCCAGGGAGCGCCTACGCGTACTTCGCGCTGTACGCGGCGCTGCAGCTTTGGCCGCGGCTCTTCCCGGGCGACTCGGCGCTGAGCGGCGAAGGCAGATGGCTGGCGCTGCACATGTTCGACGCGCGGATCGATTGTCGGGCGTCGCTGGGCACACGCGAGCTGCAGCTCCCGGACGCGATGCGGATCCGCTGCGATCCGCTGGTGGTACGGGCGCGAGCGCTGGCGCAGTGCGCGCAGCTGGGTGACTTCGAGCTGGTGCTGCAAGCACGGCGCAGCTCGGATGCGCACTACCGCCGGGTGATCGACGCAAAGGACTTCTGCTCGCACACCCCGGACTACCGCGCGCTCTCGCACAACGCGTGGATCCACGCCGAGTAGGGGCTACTGCAGCTCCAGCCAGAGCAGGGCGTCCTCGGGCTTGGAGAACATCTTCGCGGTGATCCCGAGGTCTTTGTACATGTCGGCGAAGCGCTTCATGTTCATCTGACCGACGATCTTCTCGGGCAGCACGATCGCCCAGTATTTCCACCCGGCGGCTTGCACCTTGGGGAACCACTCGGCCTGGGCCCACTTCTCATCGTCGGCCGGGAGGGCGCTGTTGGCGCGATCGTCGGACAGCCACTTGGTGGCCTTGTGCTCCTCCATCAGCGCCTGGCCGCGGCGAAGCACCTGGCGGAACTCCTCGCCATGGATGAACCGCTTGAACTGGTGGTGGACGATCTTGGATTCCGGGTGGTGCCAGAGGGTGGCGTAGTCGTTGTCGAGGATGGTGGTCTTCGGCATGGACGCTCCTTGAACGGCTGACGCCCCACCCAACCGTGCCGTTCAGTGGACGACGCTCAGCCTAACGCGAAAGTTACAGATCCAGGCTGAGCGCCCTGCGAGGGTGATCCGCTCTCCAGCCTCAAGCGAAATCCACGAATTCGAAGTGGGATTTCCGCTCCCTGCTCCGCGCCCCTGCTTCCCGTTTCCCAAGCACGAGCGCCTCCGGGCCACGTCGGGAAACGATGTCAGGGGCAGTCTGTATCTTTGTTCAGTTCGACCCGGGATCCGCCCGGGTGGAGGCCGGTCCGGAGGAGGGGAGAACGAGCAGCATGATGGCCCTGCGCTCCCAGCTCGAGCTTCGCCCCGCGCCGCGCGCGCCGTCCGCGCCCGCGCCGTCCACGTCCGGTCAGGTGCTGGAGCGCGTCCCGTTCGGCGAGGGCTTTGCCTGGGCGCTCAACCCCTACGGCGGCTGCGAGCATGGCTGCGTGACCTGTGCGGTGCACCTGGCCAAGGCGGTGAGCGTCGAGAGCTGGCGCGAGGCCCAGACGGCGCTGCCCCGCGTGCAGGGCACAAGCGTGCTCCTGGCCCAGCTCCGCGACGTGGCCGCGCGCCGCGACGCCACCTTCTCAGAACGCCCGGTGCTGCTGGGCACCGCGTGCGATCCCTGGCAGCCCGCGGAGCGCGAGGCGGGGCTGACCCGGCAGATCCTCGAGGCGCTGGCCAAGCTCAAGGGCGTGGACCTCCGGGTGACCACGCGCAGCTCGCTGGTGGGTCGCGATCTCGATGTGCTCTCGGCGATCGCGCGGACCGGTCGGGTGCGGGTCAGCGTGGTGGTGGGCTCGCTCGATCGGCGCTTGTGGACCGCCCTGGAGCCGCACGCGCCCTCGCCCGAGCGGCGGCTGATGGCGGTGGGCATGCTCGCGCGCGCGGGGGTGGAGGTCGGCGTGGAGGTCGGGCCGGTGCTTCGCGGCGTGGGCGACTCCGACGACGCCTGGGCGCGGCTGCTCGCTCGCGCGCACGAGGCGGGTGCGAGCTTCGCCACGGCGCGGCCGCTGGAGCTGTCCGAGCCCGTGCGGGAGCGGCTCCTGGCGCTGGCCGAGGAGGCCGAGCCCGAGCGTCTGGCGACGTTCAAGCGGCTCTTCGCGCGCGCGCACCTGCACGACCCCAAGAGCTGGACCGAGGCGCACGCGCGCTTCGGACAGCTGGCGCAGCGGTTTGCGCTCGCACCCGGCAGGGCGTCGAGCGGCCCGCGCAAGGCGGCTTCCGGTGCGCCGCCTCGGCAGCTCTCGCTCTTCTGATTTCGATTCGGACTCGGCGCGAGTGGCGCCGGAGCATGAACCGCGGCAAGCTGCCCTCCGTCGAAGCGAGGGAGGCCCGAGGTCCATGTTCCGCTGCGCGCTGGTGTTCACCGCTCTGCTCGTGGCCGCGCCTGCGCTGGCGCGCCCGCAGGTGAAGTACGAGTCGCTCTCGGGGAGCTGGAAGGCGGCCACCGACGACTCGGGGACCACGGTGTTCTCGCTGCAGACCAAGAAGGCGCACGCGACGGTGGCGCTGCACGCGGCCGAGCCCGCGCCCGAGGGCGCCGCGGAGTTCGCGCGGCAGCTCGCGGCCACACCGTCGCCGGACTTCGTCGATCGATCCGAAGTGCAGACCTTCACCAGCCCCGACGGCCGCGCGGTGGTGGCCGTGGACGGCCGCGCCAACACCCCCGCCAAGTCTCCGGGCCGGCAGTGCTGGGTGTTCCACAACGGCTTCCGGGTGCTGGTCCAGTACGCCGCCGGCGACGCCGCCGAGTTCAAGCGCGAGGAAGCGGTCTTCATGGGCTTCGTGGCCAGCATCCGCATCGAGGCAGACGCGAACCCGCCCCTGGCCGTGCTGAGCACCACGCCCACGCCGGCGCCCAATCCCACGCCCGCGCCGGAGCCGCAGAAGCCGGGCCCGGCCACCGTCGACAGCACGCTCAAGTTCGCGCTCCCCGCCGGCTGGACGCGGCTCGACGTGGCCAACGCGGTGTGGCTGCGCGCGCCCGCCAGCAGCGACGGCTCGAGCACGTACATCATGCTCACCCCGGCCGATAAGCCCGGCGCGGACTTCGCCTCGTGGCTGGAGCGCAAGCTCACGCCCGGCCCGGGCATGCGCATCACCAGCCGCGGCGCCGAGGAGAAGCAGCACGGCGCCAACGGGCTCGAGTTCACCAAGCTGAACCTCACGCTCGAGGTCCGAGGCAAGGAGCACCACGAGCAGGAGGTCATCGCGGCGCACAAGGGCACGGGCGCGGTGCTGGTGGCGCTCGACTCGACGAGCTCCGCCGGGCTCTCCGCGCACCACGCCGAGTTCCGCGCCTTCCTGACGGGCCTGGAGATCAACAGCGAGCTCACCGGTGAAGCGTCGGCCGCGGCGCCGGAGGCGAGCAGCGCCAGCCCGCCCCTGGGCTTTCCCAACCTGGCCCTGCCCGGCGGCTGGACGCTCTCCGGCGACGATCACAACTGGCGCACCTACGCCGCGCCCGGCTCGAGCGCCAAGACCTACTGCGTGATGCTCGTCTCCCAGGTCACGGCCAGCGCGGATCCCACCCGCAGCCTGAACGACATGCGCAGGGCGCTGGGCGAGGGCAGTCCGCGCACGCCCGAGACCCTCACCCTGCCTGGCGGGGCGCGGCTCTATCGGGTGGTGGACGGAGCCGGGCGGACGCTGTCCACGGAGACCACGGTCATCACCGCCAACGGCAAGCAGGTGCTGCTCATCCTGCGGGCGGGCGATCGTCAGCTGCTGGAGGCGCAGCGGCCGGGATTCGAGCAGATCGCCTCGAACGTACGCCTATAGAATTCCGAGCAGCCGGCAGAGCAGGAGGCCGATTCTTGCGCCGCGTGTCGACCGCCTCTTAGCATGGCAATTCCCGGGGCCATCCGGGCCTGAATGGACCGCATCCGTCACCCCATGAGCCCGCTCCGCGGCCGATTTGCCTGGCTGGGCGCCGCCCTGGCGCTCGCTGCTTGCCACAAGCCCGCGCCCGCTGCGCCCCCGGCCGCGGCGGCACCAGCAGCTGAGCCCGCGCCCGCTGCGCCGCCCGCTGTCCAGGCGGATCCGCACGCGCGCACCGCCATCAGCCAGGAGATCTCCGCGCCCATCCGCCACCACGGGCCGCCGCCCGCGGAGCACCCGCTGGAGCTCTGTCCGGGCGACGGCGATGCCCTGGTGCAGGCCCGCGACTTCTACGACCACGAGCGCTTCGAGCTGGCGCTGGCCTGCTCGGCGCGCGCCTGCGCCGACGCGCCCGACTCGGCCGATGCCCACGCGGAGCGCGCCGCGGACCTGGTGGCGCTGGGGCGGCTCGAGGAGGCCCAGCTCGCCTTCGCGCGCGCGCTGGCGCTGGAGCCGGATCACCTCGACGCGCTCCTCGGCGCCGCGGACTTGTACGTGACGCGCCTGCCGGGCTCGCGCGACAACGACGAGCTCGCGCTGGTGTACGCCGAGCGAGGGCTCAAGCTGGCGCGCAAGGCCAAGCAGGGCGAGCTGGTGGGCAGCTTCGCGCTCGAGTCGGCCATGGCCCAGAACGATCTGGGCCGCCCGAAGGAGGCCCTGGAGCGCGCCGAAGAGGCCCTCAAGCACGGCGCCCCGGAGGACGACGCGCAGTACGAGCGCGCCTCCGCGCTGTACGAGCTCTGCCGCTTCGGCGACGCCAAGGCGCTCTTCGTGAAGCTCGCGAAGGTGAAGGAGAAGGAGGCCTTCGCGCGGTACCACCTCGGGCTCATCGCCGAGCGCTCCAACGAGCCGGACGTGGCCACCAAGGAGATGGCTGCGGCCCGCGCCATCGACGCCGAGGACTTCCCTGCCGAGGTGCCCGTCACCGCCGCGCAGTTCGAGGAGATGGTGCACCGCCAGGTGGCCGCGCTGCCGCCGGACATGCAGCGGGACCTCTCGCGGCTGCCGGTGCAGGTGGAGGACCTGCCCGCGCTCGACGATCTGACCGCGAACGATCCGCCGCTCTCGCCGGCGATCCTGGGGCTGTTCCGCGGGCCGTCGCTGCACGAGCGCTGCGACGCCGACGAGCCCGGGCCTTGCCGCTCCATCGTGCTCTACCGCAAGAACCTCGCCCGGGTGACGCGCGACGCTGCGGATCTCGAGGATCAAGTCCGGGTGACGCTGCTCCACGAGATCGGCCACCTGCGCGGCGAGGACGACTCCGAGCTCGCCGCCCGCGGGCTGGAGTAGCGCGTGCCTCCATCGAAGCTTCCCCGCGCGCAGCTCAGCCGCGCCGGCGCCAAGCGCTTGCGAGCCGGGCACTGCTGGGTCTTTCGCACCGACGTGGAGAAGGCGCCCGAGGCCGAGGGCGGCGACATCGTCGAGGCCGTGGACACCCAGGGAAACTTCGTGGCCCAGTGCTTCTGGGCCGCGAAGAGCAAGCTCGCGCTGCGGCTGCTCTCGCGGGAGCGCGAGCCGGTGACGGATGAAACCTTCCGGTTACGTTTGAAGCGCGCCCTGGAGCGGCGGGTGCGCATGTTCCCCGGCGCGGATGCATTCCGGGTGGTGCACGGCGAGAGCGATCTCCTGCCTGGCTTCATCGTCGACCGGTTCGGCGACGCCTTCACGGTGCAGACGCTCTCCGAGGGCGCGGATCGTCGGAAGCAGCAGTGGGCGGAGATGCTCGCGGAGCTCCTGCCGGCGCGGACCATCGCGTTGCGGGACGACGGCTCGTCGCGCGACTTCGAAGGTCTGCCCCGCGAGCAGCGCCTCCTGCGCGGCACGGATCCCAAGACGCGCTTCCATGAAGGCAGCGTGCTCTACGAGATCGACCTGCTCACCGATCACAAGACGGGCTCGTTCCTGGACCAGCAGGAGAACCACCTGCGCGCCCGCGAGTACGCGCGCGGCCGCGGCCTTGACACCTTCAGCTACCACGGCGGCTTCGCGCTGCAGCTCGCCCAGGGCTGCGACGAGGTCCTCGCGGTGGAGCAGGACGAGCTCGCCGCGGGTCGGCTCGCGCATAACGCAAAGGTCAACAACCTCTCGAACGTCGAGGCGCGAAATGGAAACGCCTTCGACGTCCTCCGCGAGCTGGAGCGCGCGGGCGAGAGGTTCGACGTGGTGGTCGTGGATCCGCCGGCGTTTGCCAAGCGCAAGGAAGGGCTGCCCGCAGCGGATCGCGCGTACAAAGAGCTGAACCTGCGCGCCTTCAAGCTCCTCGCGCCCGACGGCATCCTCATCACCTGCTCGTGCTCGGCCAAGATGGTGCCCGAGCGCTTCGAAGGGCTGGTGCTGAACGCCGCCGCGGATGCCGGCCGGGCCGCGCAGCTCCTGGAGAAGCGCGGCGCCTCGCGGGATCACCCCATGCTCGCGACCGTGCCGGAGACGGCCTACCTCAAGTGCTACGTCTACCGCGCTTTGTAACCTTCTTGTTTTGCGGCTTGGCGACACCGTCGAGCGCCTTGAGCAGCTTGGCCGGCGCGACCGCGCGGTAGCTCTCCTCGAGCCACTTCTGCAGGAGCTCCAGCGGCGCCTTCTCTTTCTTTCCGAAGTTGCACGTCACCCAGCCGCTCTTGCCCAGGCCGTAGCCGGTGGGCTCGGTGAAGGGCAGCATCAGCGCGGCTTGTCCCGAGTGGGGCAGCTTGAGGGCCATGCCCCAGCTTTCGCCCTCGTCGCGGCCGAGGAACACGAAGACCTTTCCCTTCACCTTCACGACCCGCTCGCCCCAGGGGAACGCCTCGTGCGCGCCGGGAAAGGCGAGGGCCTGCTTCAGGACCTTGGCGATCTCGGGGCGAATGGCCATGCGCAAACCTACGACGGCTGCGCGAGGGCGGTCACTCCTTCTGCGTCTCGGTCGTGCCCTTGATGACCTCGATCGGAGTTCGGATGAGGCCCATGGCGTAGCGTTGGCCCGTCCGCTCGCCGGTGATGATCGTCTGCAGCGTGGTGCGGCCACGGTCCGACCGGCGTGGGGCGCTCGGCAGCGGTGGGATCGGTTGGGCCACCGGCTGCGGCCCGCGATCGATGGGCGCGAGGCGCGTCACCGGCTCGAGAGCGCCCGGCCCCGGCTCCGGGCGCTCTGCGAACGACGACGCCATCCCCAGCACCGCAGTCAGCCCCGCCGCGATCGCCGCCACCCGGACGCGCACCGACCAGGCGGCGTCGCGCAGGCGATCCTTGAGCCCTTTGGGACAGTCTGCGGTGAGCACGGTGCCGTCGGTGCGTTGATAGAGCCGCGCGCAGAACTTGCCCTCGGTGGCGGTGATCAGCGCCTCGACCTCGGCGCGAGTCAGGTTGGAGAGGTCGTAAACATTCTTGTTACATGCGCCGCAATGACGAAGGCGCGCGTCGCCGGGCATGGCGTCCCAGTTGGCGGAGCAGGGGCTGGCCACCTCGAGTCGCAGGGGCTCCGACATGACCACCTCCAGGGCGCGCGTGGCGTCGTGGAGATGGAACGGGGCAGGGCGGCGAACGGTTCGATCGCCTCAGCGCGGGGGCGCGTCGGGGCGGCGGAGCGACATGCGGACCATGTCGTGGAAGTGGCCGCCCACGAAGTACTCGTCGAGGAGCACGCCCTCGAAGTCGAAGCCGAGCTGGAGGTACATGGCCTGGGAGCGGCGGTTGTCCTTGCGGACGATGAGCCAGAGCTTGTGCAGGCCGAGCTGCTCCCAGGCGATGGGCAGGAGCGCGCGGATCGCCGCGGGGCCGAAGCCGTTGCCCTGCTCGGACTTCTTCACCACCACGAAGAGCCGCCCGTTCTTCGCGGGCCAGTAGATCTGGTTGATCGACACCTGGCCGATGTAGCGCTCGCCGGCAAAGACGCTGAAGGCGCGGTCATTGGCGGAGGCGAGCAGGGTGCGGAGGTAGCGCTCTTCGTCGGCGCGGGTGATGTCGGATTGGCGGTTGGCGAAGTACTGGAGCACGTCGTGATCGTTCACCCAGCTCATGACGTGATCCAGGTGATCGAGGCTCAGCGGCTCGAGGCGCACGTCGTCGCTCATGG includes the following:
- a CDS encoding 16S rRNA (uracil(1498)-N(3))-methyltransferase yields the protein MNLLLFEPGELSPDGTLTLRDRRLVHVRTVLRVQVGDDVAVGQVGGRIGQGIVRALDDEHAVLEVQLTQDPPTPPGIELVLAIPRPKILRRVLQATAAMGCKRLALVCSYRVEKSYLHSPALAPEAIREELILGLEQGRDTVLPEVSVHRFFKPFIEDELEAAFPNTRRFLPHPKASDPLPGIGPGRAVLAIGPEGGWTEYEAKTLEARGFLPFTAGPRILRVDVAVPYLFGQLALRR
- a CDS encoding metallopeptidase family protein; its protein translation is MSPLRGRFAWLGAALALAACHKPAPAAPPAAAAPAAEPAPAAPPAVQADPHARTAISQEISAPIRHHGPPPAEHPLELCPGDGDALVQARDFYDHERFELALACSARACADAPDSADAHAERAADLVALGRLEEAQLAFARALALEPDHLDALLGAADLYVTRLPGSRDNDELALVYAERGLKLARKAKQGELVGSFALESAMAQNDLGRPKEALERAEEALKHGAPEDDAQYERASALYELCRFGDAKALFVKLAKVKEKEAFARYHLGLIAERSNEPDVATKEMAAARAIDAEDFPAEVPVTAAQFEEMVHRQVAALPPDMQRDLSRLPVQVEDLPALDDLTANDPPLSPAILGLFRGPSLHERCDADEPGPCRSIVLYRKNLARVTRDAADLEDQVRVTLLHEIGHLRGEDDSELAARGLE
- a CDS encoding class I SAM-dependent rRNA methyltransferase; translation: MPPSKLPRAQLSRAGAKRLRAGHCWVFRTDVEKAPEAEGGDIVEAVDTQGNFVAQCFWAAKSKLALRLLSREREPVTDETFRLRLKRALERRVRMFPGADAFRVVHGESDLLPGFIVDRFGDAFTVQTLSEGADRRKQQWAEMLAELLPARTIALRDDGSSRDFEGLPREQRLLRGTDPKTRFHEGSVLYEIDLLTDHKTGSFLDQQENHLRAREYARGRGLDTFSYHGGFALQLAQGCDEVLAVEQDELAAGRLAHNAKVNNLSNVEARNGNAFDVLRELERAGERFDVVVVDPPAFAKRKEGLPAADRAYKELNLRAFKLLAPDGILITCSCSAKMVPERFEGLVLNAAADAGRAAQLLEKRGASRDHPMLATVPETAYLKCYVYRAL
- a CDS encoding MmcQ/YjbR family DNA-binding protein — its product is MAIRPEIAKVLKQALAFPGAHEAFPWGERVVKVKGKVFVFLGRDEGESWGMALKLPHSGQAALMLPFTEPTGYGLGKSGWVTCNFGKKEKAPLELLQKWLEESYRAVAPAKLLKALDGVAKPQNKKVTKRGRRST
- a CDS encoding GNAT family N-acetyltransferase, which codes for MSDDVRLEPLSLDHLDHVMSWVNDHDVLQYFANRQSDITRADEERYLRTLLASANDRAFSVFAGERYIGQVSINQIYWPAKNGRLFVVVKKSEQGNGFGPAAIRALLPIAWEQLGLHKLWLIVRKDNRRSQAMYLQLGFDFEGVLLDEYFVGGHFHDMVRMSLRRPDAPPR